Proteins from one Nitrobacteraceae bacterium AZCC 2146 genomic window:
- a CDS encoding putative membrane protein (product_source=COG5395; cog=COG5395; pfam=PF10067; superfamily=48317; transmembrane_helix_parts=Outside_1_14,TMhelix_15_34,Inside_35_42,TMhelix_43_62,Outside_63_71,TMhelix_72_91,Inside_92_99,TMhelix_100_122,Outside_123_134): MSLQPLLEALPPIPLHAFAAMAAFVIGVVQLIAPKGTLPHKTLGWIWVALLMTVAISSFGIHGESYRLWQNWSPIHLLSIFTPVMLVIGVIQARRRHVKAHAIFMTSIFTGALVIAGIFTFVPGRIMHTALFGR, encoded by the coding sequence ATGTCGCTCCAACCGCTCCTCGAGGCGTTGCCGCCGATCCCGCTGCACGCCTTCGCCGCCATGGCGGCATTCGTTATCGGCGTCGTTCAATTGATCGCGCCCAAAGGGACGCTCCCGCATAAGACCCTGGGGTGGATCTGGGTCGCGCTGCTGATGACCGTTGCGATCAGCTCCTTCGGGATCCATGGCGAAAGCTATCGGCTCTGGCAAAACTGGAGCCCTATCCATCTGCTCTCGATCTTCACACCGGTGATGCTGGTGATCGGTGTGATCCAGGCTCGCCGACGCCATGTCAAAGCACACGCCATCTTCATGACGTCGATCTTCACCGGCGCGCTGGTGATCGCCGGCATCTTCACCTTCGTGCCCGGCCGCATCATGCACACGGCCTTATTTGGCCGCTAG
- a CDS encoding single-strand DNA-binding protein (product_source=KO:K03111; cath_funfam=2.40.50.140; cog=COG0629; ko=KO:K03111; pfam=PF00436; superfamily=50249; tigrfam=TIGR00621) produces MAGSVNKVILVGNLGKDPEVRRMQNGNPVVNLTVATSENWRDKATGERKEKTEWHRVVIFSEGLAKVAEQYLKKGAKVYIEGALQTRKWTDPQGVEKYSTEIVLQGFNSTLTMLDGRAGGGAGGGGGGYGGDDNGGDFGSSSPSSAPPRRVAAASAGGGGGRGSDMDDDIPF; encoded by the coding sequence ATGGCGGGAAGCGTGAACAAGGTGATTCTGGTCGGCAATCTCGGCAAGGATCCAGAGGTCCGGCGGATGCAGAATGGCAATCCGGTTGTGAATCTGACGGTTGCGACCTCGGAAAACTGGCGCGACAAGGCCACTGGCGAGCGCAAGGAAAAGACCGAGTGGCACCGGGTGGTGATCTTCAGTGAAGGACTGGCCAAGGTGGCAGAACAATATCTGAAGAAGGGCGCCAAGGTTTACATCGAAGGCGCGCTGCAGACCCGCAAGTGGACCGATCCGCAGGGCGTGGAGAAGTACTCTACCGAAATCGTGTTGCAGGGCTTCAATTCGACGCTGACCATGCTCGATGGCCGCGCTGGCGGCGGAGCAGGTGGTGGCGGTGGTGGTTACGGCGGCGATGACAATGGCGGCGACTTCGGCTCCAGCAGCCCGTCGAGCGCACCGCCGCGCCGTGTTGCTGCGGCCTCGGCCGGCGGCGGAGGTGGCCGCGGCAGCGACATGGATGACGACATTCCGTTCTGA